The nucleotide sequence TCTGTTTGCCCATGGGCGCCAAGGTGGAATGTTGGGCGCCCAACACCCGGGACCCGTTGCCCGTCTTCTCCACCTTCGTCCTGACCAACTCTTCTGGCGAGAAGGTGAGACGTGGCGTCCATGAGCGAGCTCTAAAGCCGGAATGAGACTCTTATTCGGGGCGTCTCTGGTTGCAGGTGTACGGCGCCGCCATCCAGTTCTACGAGCCGTACCCGGTGGAGCTGCTGAGCGAGAAGCAGAAGATCCAGCTGGGCGTCCTCACCACCGTGGAGAAGAAGATGATCCCCAACCGGCCCGTCAACTCCAACAAGTGCATCTGCCTGCTGTCGCGCTGGCCCTTCTTCGAGTCCTTCAGGAAGTTCCTGATGTTCCTCTACAAGCTGTCGGTATCCGGGCCACACCCACTGCCCATCGAGAAGTACGAGTAGAAGCAGATGTTGGCCTCCAGGTTGTCTGTTGCTAAGCGCAGAAGGTtctgttctgattggatgacGTTGAACTTCTTCTGTCCACAGGCACATCTCCCACTTCATGCACAACGTGTCGTTTCCTTCCCCTCAGAGGCCGAGGATTCTGGTCCAGGTGAGTTCACCCCCCACCCATGGCTGTTAACGGACAGACCATCAATCAAACTGATGCTTCAtcatgtgtttgttgtgtttgtcctcCAGCTCTCAGCACACGATACCCTGATCCTCTCCCAGCCGGTGTGCACGCCCCTACCCCTCAGGTAAGCCAGCTGGACCGCCCCGCCAGAATAAAAGCATCCGTTTGAGATGTTTTGGGGTCAGAACCTCAGTGTTAATGTGAGATTTAACGGCGGCTCAAAGACATCAATGTTTTAAGAAAACCAGCAGAAATGGAACACAGGAAAACATCGGCTTACGTTGTTTGGAGGTACGACGTTCTCGATTATAGGTCGCTTTTGAAAAGAATACGCGGAaagattatttcattttactcGACCTTAAAAATTTGAATCGAAAAATCACTAGTGAACTATTAAAAGCACGtaatatgttactgtacaataaatctgaataaaatcaTTATCAGCCCGTAGCgatccctgtgacccacaatgagggagaagcagctgaagacgagacagacGTTTTTTCTGAACtgtattaaaaatgtataatttttcatcttaaaatacattaatatcaattaaatattattaaaatgcattcatttatatAGTTCAGTACAGATCTGAGAATGGTTTTGACTGACGGCTCATGTTCTCAAATCGGCGTAAACCTCGGTTTGCCTGTATAAAACTTCAGCTGAGATGCGTTCACTGACCATCATTAACAAATTTCCCTTGTCTTCTGTTTtgccccaaccccaccccccctccctcagcgGGGCAGACTACGGGACCCTGCTGATGAACCTGGGTCCAGAGAACTGCGCCACGCTGCTGCACTTCGTCCTGCTGGAGAGTAAAATCCTGCTGCACTCGCTGCGACCCGCCGTGCTGACCGGCGTTGCCGAGGCCGTGGTGGCGGTAAGTTTCACGACTCACAAAGTCCAGATAACTTTTTTGTTATTGAAACTGAGTTGAGGATGACTAGTTTCCGCAGTGTGGAAACTTTTGCGGCGCAGGGAACGTCCAGTTCGCTATCGATTTGCAGCCGCTACAAAGAGCGGCTAAGGAAACGGATAAACATTCTGTCTTTACAGTTGGCTTCATATCGTTTGACCTTCGCCCTATTTGGCGGCGCCGCCGCTCGTTCACTCCCCGTATTCGTGAGCGCCGTTGAACTTTGCCAGCTGTGTCTCTTTGAACACAGGATGTCAcaatacagaaaaacacatacacacacacgcatgcatctGTTTGAGGTGTCACAACAGTctgtggtgcgttcactgtCTCCTCAGATGATCTTCCCCTTCCAGTGGCAGTGCCCCTACATCCCCCTGTGCCCACTGTCGCTGGCCGGCGTCCTCAACGCCCCCCTCCCGTTCATCGTGGGCGTGGACTCGCGCTACTTCGACCTGTACGACCCCCCGCCAGACGTGgtctgtgtggacctggacacCAACACAATCTACCTGTAGGTGGCGCTGCAGCACGTTCACGCGCCTCGAACGCCGCCGCTGACCGACTGATTGTGTGTGCAGGTCTGACGAGAAGAGAAACAGCAACTGGAAGAACCTCCCGAAGAAGCCCTGCAAAAGCCTCATCGGCTCGCTGAGCGGCGTGCACCACCAGCTGGCCACCGGTAGGTACTGCACCCACACGGTGTTAGCGTGTGGAGCGACAGCATGACCCAAAAACACACCAGATGCTAATGGAACGAGGTCAACACTGACCttgacttttaatttttcttgtgtttgcgTTTAGTTTCCGTACGTCAGACATTACAGGAAACCTCAGCCGTGGACATGACCCCCATCGAGGCGGACTTTTCCTGGCACAAGAAGAAGACGTCCCTGGAGATGGAGATCCAAGAAGCCTTCCTGCGCTTCATGGCCTCCATCCTGAAAGGCTACCGCTACTACCTCAAGCCCATCACGCAGGCGCCGTCCGCGAAGGCCACGGCCATCGACTCAATCTACGACCTGCAAGGTGAGCGGCGGATCGGCAGCTCCTGCTGAGCTTTAATGGTATCGGCGTCTCTATTTCAGGATCCATCAATAAGATGCATCAGTCACCCCTGTGGGCTTGTTTTAAGACTTTACCACAGCGCCCTGTTGGGAAATCGATTCACATTTAGCTTCCCTGTTGCAGATTAAGTTTAGATACAGATGAAGGTCGTCACAAAACGGCATAAAAAcggttttatttaaatataataataaacatgaatccagtttgtgtaaactttattttcagcgtcctcgtaacgtcacaccatttgttttttgttggttctgctagcttgggagtttcattATGATgataatgtattctgtgttagcggccagagcagcccctttaagaaggtagtcatgggaccgaggcaagcatctcgacAAGCGTCAAGAATGACTCATGGacaaaacatcgttcagaatcagatcagaaagaaaacaagttttCTGGATTCTTTCCATCGTGTTGGAGACGAGACGTCACATCCTTTCGTCTTCCTGCAGGGTTCCACAAGAGCCGGGACCGGGCCCACCAGAAGTTCTACTCCCAGCTCACCAAGACGCAGATCTTCATCCGCTTCATCGAGGAGTGCACCTTCGTCAGCGACAAGGACACCGGCCTGGCCTTCTTTGACGACTGCGTGGAGAAGGTGATTCCAGACCCGGCGACCGGACTGGATCTTAGATGCTAACATGGCGCCACACTCCGGTGTTCCGCTGCTTGGGTTTTCCTCTCACTCGAGGTTTTCCCCCCCGCGAATGAGCTTTTGTTTTTAACGTTGCGTCGGCAAAGTAACATTCATCCTCTGGGAAAACAAGGAAGCCCAAATTTCCTCCGATTCAATCTGTTCCTTTgctctctttcctcttcttgcAGCTTTTTCCCTCTGATAAAATCACCGACAAGGGCACCAAGGTAATCACTGACACTGGACTCACCTTTCCTTCTTTGTCCTGTTTGTGATTAACGTTTAACATCACACAGATTAACCCCTTCACCTCCTGATAAGTGTTGTTACAGCAGGGCTTAAACTCTTCCTACTTTTcttctaaccctctaaccccgtTATTAACCTAAAAGTACAATAGACGCTAAAATGCTAGCAGCTGTTGACTTCCTGCCgccagacaaacaggaagtggttcgtTCGTGTGTCATCGAGGCCTCGATGTGATCTCGGCTGCAGGTTGAAGGAGAGTCGTCCGAAGATGCCAGACTCCTGGAGCTGGACGAGTCCCAGAAGAGCGAGCACACGGTGTTCGTCATGCCCCCAGAGCCGCCGGTCACCGACGGATCCGAACCCGCCCCCAAATACACGTACGTCTGTGAACGGCTTCAACAAGGAAGAACCGCCGTAGAACAACGTAAGATAACCGCTGTGTCTGTCCCCCCAGGTATAAAGGCTTCCCCAGGCTGAAGGCGACGCTGTTTGACCGTCCCCGGGAGTTACGGCCGGCGCTGAGCACCAGAGCGGCAGGGGCGAGTCTATCCAGTAGCCCCGCCCTGCTGGCGAAAAGAACGAAGCAGGTGCGTCCCGACCTGGGTGACGTTTCCTCGCCCTCGTTTGTCTTCAGACGTttaacctgcccccccccccatgtttgCCCCCATCCCAGGAAGTCAAGCTGGCGTATAAAATGGCAAAGCGGTTCTACTCCAACCCCCCGCTGTGGGCGCGCTGTCTGTTCAGCCACTGCTACAGCCTGTGGTTCATCTGCCTCCCCGCCGCCGTGCGATTGGCCAAATCCAAGGGCCGCGCCATGCAGCAGGCGTACAACGTCCTCCTGAAGATGAGGACCACCGAGGTGGAGGTGCTGGACGAGGTACGTGCACCTCCTGCACGTCTAGAAGTCCGCCGTgggttttgtttagttttttctgaatgtgtgacctttgacctctgcgGGTCAGGTGTGTTACAGAGTGGTGATGCAGCTCTGCGGGTTGTGGGGTCTCCCCGTCATGGCCGTGCGAGTCCTGGTGGAAATGAAGAAAGCCGGAGTTCATCCCAACGCCATCACGTACGGATACTACAATAAGGTGAGACGCGTCCTCTCACGCCGCCGGCTCGGAGACGCTTCGCCGTACCTGACAGGCGTCCTGATCCGGTGTTGTTCTGTACCCGCAGGCCGTCCTGGAGAGCCCCTGGCCCAGCCGGAACCGGAGCGGCCTCTTTATGTGGACCAAGCTGAGGAACGTCCTACGTGGGGTGGCTCAGTTCAAGCGGGGTTTGCATCGAACGTCCTCCGAGAAGGGAGCCGCGCGTAGCGCCGCCGGTGGGGATGGAGGACGACACTGGCGGACCAGGATAACGCCTGACACTCCGTCTCTCAATGTTTTCCTTCTGTGTCCTTTTGTCTTCAGCTGCATCCAAAGGCGGATCGACGGTGACGGACTCGGACCGGTTAAGCCACGGGAGCGCCGACAGCACGAGCGAGGTCAACGGCGAGGAGCACAGATTCAGCCATGGCCGCGCCATCGGAGACAAACCGGATGACCACGGAAGTACAGGTAGACCTCGGATTACGTGGTCCTCGATTATGCATCGGttatccaaaaaaaatacatggaaaaatcaaaatcaagtctgacaaatattggaatcaaaAAATGAAACGCAAACTTTGCCGCAACTTATCCGTCTTCCCGTGATTCACCGTCCTTCGTTCCGTCACTGAACCGCCGCAGTGTTTTTAAGCCttgggggtgtgtgtggttCAGGTTCCGTGGGGAGGCAGTTGGATCAGGGCTACGGCTCCAAGGACGAGCTGCACCAGGAGCCGGCGGAGCCATCGCTGACGGCGGTCTCGTCCACGGAAGAGCGAAGCAAATCCAAGTCTCGGGACAACGGTAAGAAAAGCTTCTGTGTTCACTGAACGACTAAAACCCGTCCCCTCCTCCATATGCTGATGTCCATCTGTGgatggtgacctttgaccttcaggAGATGACAATGTGGGGTCGGTGGACAGCGCCGTAGCGGAGCCCCCGAGTCTGGTTAACGTGCCCAGCATCGTAAAGCTGTCCACGGGGAGTTTCGACGCTGGCAGGGAAACGGGTGAGGGACGGAACCGGGACGGTCTGTGACACGATTGAATCGTCGCTTCCTGAGATTTAAAGGTCTCGTTTTCCTCCAGGAACCGGCAAACTGTTCAGGAGGCACAGCAAGGGCGACAGCGTGTCCCTCCCCGACGGCGACGCCTCGCTGGAGCCTCGCGACGCGGTCGGTCAGCCCCCGCAGCAGCGGCAGAAATCCTTCTCCGAgcgcagctgcagcttcagcgcCGAGACCCGAGCTGGGATGCTGGAGAAGGGCGTCGACCACATGGCCATCGAGATGGGCGCCGACGCTCGCATCCTGGCCGCGGCGCTCTGCGCAGGGCAAAGCCCGTCCCCTACTGGCGTGTCCAGAGCACTTTTTCaagacctggaggaggagcctgAAGATGAGAGGGGCCTGACGGAGGAAGAGGGACCCggaggacaggaagtagagaagCGAGATGACGAGGAAGCAGACGAGCCTGATGGGAAAATGGTGCCGCCGAAAAGGAAGTTAGCCGACACGCAGGAAGAGGATCCCGGGCTGCGAGGAGCCACCTTGGAGAGGGCGGATGTGGAGGTGGGCGCCGACCCCCTGTCCCTCCTGGTGTCTGAATCCGAGGACACGGCGTCCGTCGTGAGCCAGGAACTGCCGCGCTCGCTGCCCGCCGTCGTTTCCCGCAACCTGGCAGAGGAGATCGAGATGTACATGAGCCTGAGGAGTCCCCTGGGGGCCAAGTCCTCCAGCATGGAGCTCCAGCAGACCCTGGAGGACACCACCGACTCCCCGCAGCCCCAACCGCCGCTGGAGCGCCGGTCCAGCCTCCCCGTGCCGCCCGTCAAAGCCCCGGCAGGCTCCCCGGGCGCCACGCCCAAACGCAGCCCCAACGCCGTCACGCGCTCCAAGACGTTCGCAGTGAAGACGAGGACCCCGTCCAGCAACGCGGGGAGCCCCAGGTCTGCCTCACTGACCGCGCTGGTCAAGTCCTCCCAGGGGGGGTCGCTGGGCTCAGTCATCAACACCATCTCAGGCATCAAGATGGACACACTCCTGTCAGGACCCAAAATCGATGTCCTCAAGTCGAGCATGAAACAGGCGGCGAACGTGGCCAGCAAAGTGTGGGGGGCGGTGGCCTCGGCGTACTCCTACTCGGACGACGAGGTGAGCTTCGAGAACATTCCAGGTCCGTCCTGTCGGTTCCTCCTCTGAATGTCCACCCCTTAACGTCCCCCTCCCCCAGGAGGAACAGCCCCAAGGGGGCGGCGGCTTCCCGTCGCACCTGGACGAGCACATGTTGGCCGGACACGAGGACGATGACAGTCTGGAGCGGGGGCTCATCCCGGGGCTGGTGGCCAACGGACTCAACCGGAGCTCCACCAGCCtgggcagcagcagcggcagcagcgaCACCGGCAGAGGGACCCACCAGACACGTGAGCGAAGACAAGCTCAGAAACGACcagctggagggggggtgggggggttcctgAGACAATCTCAAATTTTGATTTCCGTCTTTAGATCCAACGCCCGGAAGAGCGGGGAGACTCCCAGACTCAGAGCAAGGCTCGTCGCTTCACGCTTCCTCGTCCAGCATCTACCAGAACTGCGCGCTGGAGGTTGGACATCCTCGTCTACCTTCCTTTAACTGCCGATGTCTCAGAAATACCTTCAACAAATGCCCCTCCCCTCCAGGTGCTGATGTCCAGTTGCTCCCAGTGCCGCTCCTGCGAGGCACTGGTGTACGACGAGGAGATCATGGCGGGCTGGACGGCTGACGACTCCAACCTGAACACCAACTGCCCGTTCTGTCGCACGGCCTTCCTGCCCCTACTGCACGTGGAGTTCCACGACCTACGAGCGACGACCGGGTAAGAAAGTGTCACCCTGAGATTCGAAATGAGACAGTGGCGCAAGCAAACTGTACTGATCTCGACTTCTTCCAGGTTCTACATGAACCCCAGCGTCTCGGGAGACAGCATCCACAGCAGCAGCGCCCCGCCCACTGCCGGCAGCTCGGTGGACATCAAGACGTCCGAACTGGTGTCGTTCCCAGAAGAGGAACCCAGAGAGACTCCAGAGGATCCAGCCGGACCGCGTGAGAGGTAGACCAGAACCCGTCTGGACCAGAACTTGCCCAGGTTTGTGTAGTTGCCCTTTTCTGAGGCGTCTTTTTGCCGTTTTTCAGTCAGATTCCTGCGCCGCTGCAGTCTGACcctctggggctcctggagcaCCAGGCGGCGGGGGCCCGCAGGTGCAGTGGGACGTCGCTGACGCGCAGCAACAGCGTGGGGGGGCCGCTGCAGGGCCTGGACTACTCCCAGAGGCCCGGACACGGCGTCTCCACCACCAGCCTGCCCTGTAGTCTGCAAGAGGTGTCGGTGAGTGGTCTCTCTACCGTCATGTCgcgaccccctccccccaatcGCCCTTGTGTCGCTCAATATGTGGTCTTTCTGTTAGGATGGCGTGGGGGCCAAACGGCCCAACCCCAAACCGCTGTCCGTCCCGTACCTCAGCCCCCTGGTGCTGCGCAAGGAGCTGGAGACCCTGCTGGAGAACGAAGGCGACCAGGTATAGAACTCAGAGACCACACCTTTCACCCCCCCCACGGAGAACCACAACACCCCGAACACGTTTGCTCATCCTTGTTGTGCCCCCACCAGGTGATCTACACCCACAAGTTCCTCAGCCAGCACCCCATCATCTTCTGGAACCTGGTGTGGTATTTCCGGCGCCTGGACCTGCCCTCCCACCTTCCTGGTCTCATCCTCACCTCTGAACACTGCAACCGGGGGACACAGGTGAGACCCGGACCCCCGCCCGGGCTGGCAGTTAAAGGTACAACGGTACTTCATCTTATTTGTCGTTGCAGTTGCCCTTGACGACGCTGTCCCAGGACAGCAAGCAGGTGTACGTGCAGCTCCTGTGGGACAACGTCAACCTGCACCAGGAGCCAGGAGACCCCCTCTACCAGCGCTGGAGGGTCTTGTGTGAGTGCACAGACATGCCTGGACAGGTGAGTCCACGGTTCCAGGAGAACAACGTAAGCTGAAACGGCGTGTCGCCCTTTAGGGGAGAAGAAGGGCACTTTGGCCCCGACGGACCACCAGGAGATCCGGACCCTCCTCAACACCATCGTTCGCAACATCCAGACGAACGACGTCTATGGTCCCATCAACTTGCTGATCCGGGAGATCAAGCGGCGCCCGGAGGGCGTCAAGCGGCAGAGGTTAGCCTTTaatgctacttcctgtttggagatTTAGCTTTTGAAGGCATTGAACTGACCTTCTGGTGTCGTTGCTCCCCCAGGAGTATCTACAGAGAGATCCTCTTCCTCTCGCTGGTGGCCTTGGGGAGGGAGAACATCGACGTGGGTGAGTAAACGCAAAGTCGCCTCTGATATCACCGCTGTGACCTttcctgaccccgcccccccctgtACCCGCAGAGGCCTTCGACAGGGAGTACAAGCTGGCGTACGATGAGCTGAGCCCCGAGCAGCTCAAGTCCCTCCACTGCATCGACCGGCCCCCCAGCGCCAGCATCCAGTGGTGCCTCAAGAGCTTTGGAGCGCCATTCATCTGATCCCCTGCAGCGATGACCAAGACTGTTCCGGGGGTTAGCTCAGCGTGGGGGGGGTGGACAGGAAGAGGTGGGGCATAAAGCGGTTTTTGGATCTGAACACCTCAAACTGCCCAAAAATGGTACGTCTTCATCTCCTTCATGTTGGGAACGGTCACCGGCGCTAGCGTCTCTGGACATCGCTGCTGTGGATCTTTTGGGGTGGGGCCGAGGTGTTTCCAGGACGACAAACGGAACCATCCCCCGAAGTGTAGATTTGTGCAAACGCAGCGAGTTCCACGTCCTCTTCTTGGCTCGCTTGGCTTCGGTCTGTCCTGAATATTTGCGGATCGGTTCCCATTGATTTGTTTCGCACCGTTCTGGCCCCGACCGGCCGCCAGGGGGCGCCGATTTGTCCGAGGCATTGGCACCTCCACCATTTTTGTACGTGAATGAATTTTTGCCTGGTTGTAAATGTGGAGTTTCAGAGGGAGGCTCCCTGTAAATACGCACGTAAATATGTCAGGACTGAGGACAATCACTAATTATTGATCACCAGAGCTAATTCTACCACATTCCAGACGCCCCGGGGTCAAACCAGGTCTCATGACGTCACTGTCATTCCAGCGTGTTTTAATATCCGTGTTTTTAACAGTAGAATAGCCGCTAAGCTAACACTTACAAATTCAACCATGTTTTTTTACCACACCGTCATCGACAGTTGACACGCAGTCGCTCCGTACGaaattggactttttttttaaccctttgcACAGCCGATGCCGTTTTAATTTCACAACATTCCACTCAAAGCTCCAGCAGGGAAAAAGAGAAGCAAAGCGCTGTGATGAACTGTCGATCCTCGTGTCGACAGACTTGTACAGAACTGATAATATATATTGTGAAATATTCAGTTTGCACTGCGAGGATTAAAAGCTGACCTTTAAACAAGGGTGAGGACAAAATGAAACCACCTCAGAATATTAACACCGTAGGATTTCTTCCTCCTACTAGAATtctcagttatttatttttgtattattgaCATTTGGATTGCAGACCGTGTCGTAACTTAATGTTTTTATGACTAACAGCCCCCTTTCTTGATTTGTCATTTCCACTCTGTATGGATGTTGTAAGTCGGACCTGATGTACAGAAGAGACAGTTAGGTTAGAGATCTCACGCCGTCCTGTGGAAAGGAACCCAGTGTCTACACTTCAGTGCTGCAATAAACGAGTTTGTGAAACGAAAATGTTGCAGCGTGTTTGTGGCGTTGGTTTGCATCCCTTCAGATTCCTCAGAGAAGAATCTCATACCCTCCCTCTGTCCATCTCTTGCTGCAGATGGGGGAAACTCGTGAGGGCATATTTTCTAGATAGTTCTGGAATCCTTATAATTAAATGGAAATtatcaatttaaatatatacattCTCCAACCCTTTTTAGCACTCAGATTTGAAGACCCTTTATTGGTCCCCcattggggaaattatttcagGGAAGATTTCAGATTAAAGGCAAGATTAGATTTATGCTAAACTttataaacatgacaaaatacaatcaaataaTTTTTGGAGAAATTGACAACTTATACTTAAAAAATTGTGTGATAATTTAATGAGTTCTAAACAATGACAGCAGgaatgagtgttttttttaaaaaatctctatATTTAAAGATGTATTCATGCTTTTTGTGTTATaaatgtaagaaagaaaaaaaattaaccatttttaaatttaattatgacGTACTTCCTGGTTAGCAGAGGTGGAATCGTTAGGCCACGCCCATCACACGTGTGGGTTAACCCCAGCAACAAAAACTGCAAAGTCAGCGATAACGTGAGTTTAGAACTTACACATTAAACTATAATTAACAATACCTGACGCCAGCTGCGTCCTTCCGCCCGGACCTATAAGAACTTCCGGTGTGCGCGCGTGACTCACTTCATTGGTCGCTTCGGTGCCAGGTGTGTGCGGACAGACACCCAGCGCGGGAGACGCGATGCCGGTGAGGCGGGTGAGGAACGCCGGGACGGCGGCCAGCAAGGAGCAGCTGAGCCGAGAGATGCGCCGCAGCCGCCTGTCGCTCTTCATCCAGCAGTTCGAGAAAGAAGGTTGGCACGCGAAGATGACGTCACGCGTCCGCTTTCACGTCCCTAGAGTAACAcaacacgcccccccccccacacacacacacacacacagcgcagGAGCGGATGAACGATCTGGAGGCCAAGATGGAGAACATGCTGGCGACCATCGACAAGGTGTTCAAGGTGGAGCTGATGAAGATGCCCCAGTCGCTCCAGAAGACGCTCATCGGGGATTTGATCGCAGGTGAGTTTCACGAATTTGATGTTtacgtgtctttttttttttgaaaaaaaagttcaacaatgtgtttttattggacaCGTTCACCTGTGCTTCATTTCTGTGTTCAGAGGACGAGCTGGCGATCAGTGAGGTGTCCATTGCCATGAAGGTGAGTCGCGTATTTAAGGTGCgctagtgttttatttttgtgtgtgttcattcgttgatttttaaatgatgcGCTTGTTGCCCTGTTGCAGAACGAGTCCCTCGAGGTGCACCAGTCCCTCCGGAGGCTCCCCAATAAACAAAGTGAGGCGGTCCAAGTTGCTTGTCCGCAGTTGTGCGAGAGTTGCACGACCTCGtggtcatttttttgtgtgtgtgtgcttaattTGACAGTGAGGTCACATGGTCAGTCCACCCCGACTCAGAGGACCGCATCCAAAACCTCCAAGGTATAGCAGCACCTCTAAATGGCGTCCCGTGATGTGGGGTTAAGTCTAAAACCTTTATCGAGGCTTTGATGTCTATCTAATCTCAGATTGGCAAATCAATTTTGGAtgaagtcacttttttttttacttaccaGGGACTAGAGGGAACCAAACGGACCAGAACTTTAGtcggcagcagcagcactggAAATCTGGGGTAAGAGTTTTCAAAGCGTTTAAAGTTGACACCTGGCAACTGACTAGAAACTTTGCTTCTTCCAGAGGTCCTTCCCTCCCGGCTAGAAGGGCGCAAAGTCGGCTCACAAAGACTGTCGAGCAGACGGTACCGGCGAAGCCTAaactgaggtgtgtgtggaccCGGATCGGTTTGCTTCACTGAACcttattttaaaagtattttctgaCTGAGTCTCTTCTGGTACAGGTCCGTTGTCTCCGCCGGCGACCTGCACTGCTCGATGGCGGCGTCCGCTGCTCACATCACCGTCACCACGGCTCGGGGGCAGGTACACCGGTTCAGTCGGTTCACCGCTCAGGTTTCCTTCGCACCTGGatataacttctttttttttttttgcttcccaGGCTGTCAGCTTTTCAGAGGAGACCAAACACGAGATCAACCTGGATGTCCTGGACGACGTGGCCTGGTGCCAGATCCAGAAGCTAACGGTAACTCCATCCAATGCTATGCT is from Antennarius striatus isolate MH-2024 chromosome 23, ASM4005453v1, whole genome shotgun sequence and encodes:
- the dennd4c gene encoding DENN domain-containing protein 4C isoform X1 encodes the protein MIEDKGHRVTDYFVVAGLTDKSTPLEQDLSEAKSSGPKAPITDLAVINRSAGETVPEGFTCIDSTYSGQPANLNHGSLKSPELFLCYRRSRGKSPLIDIGVLYEGKERLIQGCEVIQATPYGRCANVNNSSATSQRIFITFRRAPPVQPQNSLAVTDICVIITSKGETPPHTFCKVDKNLNCGMWGSNVFLCYKKSVSASNSISYKAGLIFRYPEDDYESFPLSESVPLFCLPMGAKVECWAPNTRDPLPVFSTFVLTNSSGEKVYGAAIQFYEPYPVELLSEKQKIQLGVLTTVEKKMIPNRPVNSNKCICLLSRWPFFESFRKFLMFLYKLSVSGPHPLPIEKHISHFMHNVSFPSPQRPRILVQLSAHDTLILSQPVCTPLPLSGADYGTLLMNLGPENCATLLHFVLLESKILLHSLRPAVLTGVAEAVVAMIFPFQWQCPYIPLCPLSLAGVLNAPLPFIVGVDSRYFDLYDPPPDVVCVDLDTNTIYLSDEKRNSNWKNLPKKPCKSLIGSLSGVHHQLATVSVRQTLQETSAVDMTPIEADFSWHKKKTSLEMEIQEAFLRFMASILKGYRYYLKPITQAPSAKATAIDSIYDLQGFHKSRDRAHQKFYSQLTKTQIFIRFIEECTFVSDKDTGLAFFDDCVEKLFPSDKITDKGTKVEGESSEDARLLELDESQKSEHTVFVMPPEPPVTDGSEPAPKYTYKGFPRLKATLFDRPRELRPALSTRAAGASLSSSPALLAKRTKQEVKLAYKMAKRFYSNPPLWARCLFSHCYSLWFICLPAAVRLAKSKGRAMQQAYNVLLKMRTTEVEVLDEVCYRVVMQLCGLWGLPVMAVRVLVEMKKAGVHPNAITYGYYNKAVLESPWPSRNRSGLFMWTKLRNVLRGVAQFKRGLHRTSSEKGAARSAAAASKGGSTVTDSDRLSHGSADSTSEVNGEEHRFSHGRAIGDKPDDHGSTGSVGRQLDQGYGSKDELHQEPAEPSLTAVSSTEERSKSKSRDNGDDNVGSVDSAVAEPPSLVNVPSIVKLSTGSFDAGRETGTGKLFRRHSKGDSVSLPDGDASLEPRDAVGQPPQQRQKSFSERSCSFSAETRAGMLEKGVDHMAIEMGADARILAAALCAGQSPSPTGVSRALFQDLEEEPEDERGLTEEEGPGGQEVEKRDDEEADEPDGKMVPPKRKLADTQEEDPGLRGATLERADVEVGADPLSLLVSESEDTASVVSQELPRSLPAVVSRNLAEEIEMYMSLRSPLGAKSSSMELQQTLEDTTDSPQPQPPLERRSSLPVPPVKAPAGSPGATPKRSPNAVTRSKTFAVKTRTPSSNAGSPRSASLTALVKSSQGGSLGSVINTISGIKMDTLLSGPKIDVLKSSMKQAANVASKVWGAVASAYSYSDDEEEQPQGGGGFPSHLDEHMLAGHEDDDSLERGLIPGLVANGLNRSSTSLGSSSGSSDTGRGTHQTHPTPGRAGRLPDSEQGSSLHASSSSIYQNCALEVLMSSCSQCRSCEALVYDEEIMAGWTADDSNLNTNCPFCRTAFLPLLHVEFHDLRATTGFYMNPSVSGDSIHSSSAPPTAGSSVDIKTSELVSFPEEEPRETPEDPAGPRESQIPAPLQSDPLGLLEHQAAGARRCSGTSLTRSNSVGGPLQGLDYSQRPGHGVSTTSLPCSLQEVSDGVGAKRPNPKPLSVPYLSPLVLRKELETLLENEGDQVIYTHKFLSQHPIIFWNLVWYFRRLDLPSHLPGLILTSEHCNRGTQLPLTTLSQDSKQVYVQLLWDNVNLHQEPGDPLYQRWRVLWEKKGTLAPTDHQEIRTLLNTIVRNIQTNDVYGPINLLIREIKRRPEGVKRQRSIYREILFLSLVALGRENIDVEAFDREYKLAYDELSPEQLKSLHCIDRPPSASIQWCLKSFGAPFI